A window of the Acidobacteriota bacterium genome harbors these coding sequences:
- a CDS encoding type II toxin-antitoxin system VapC family toxin — translation MKLTVDASIIIKWFVAEPMSDESRLLLSRRIHLQAPEFLPVEFANTIWKKKRRGELPDAQPCLEELAGLPDIITLHRDGELVERAISIAMEIDHPIYDCLYLACAETTESDLVTADKRFADQAVGRLPGAPVRYIGAAGVADWIETAATAPVIERETVERLITAYEVFAQTEQFVLDNLSSETEGFHFVNTADLAPALRSPSRRHLLKSLVGLNDEERIDLLALGWFGAALFPNWRQCVEHAEKMGGGFDPRYAAGYGRHWRAGYERVTGG, via the coding sequence GTGAAGCTGACCGTCGATGCCAGCATAATCATCAAGTGGTTCGTGGCGGAACCGATGAGCGATGAATCGCGTCTTCTGCTCTCCCGTCGCATCCATCTGCAAGCTCCCGAATTCCTGCCTGTCGAGTTCGCAAACACGATCTGGAAGAAGAAACGACGCGGGGAACTGCCCGACGCACAACCCTGCCTGGAAGAACTCGCCGGGTTGCCCGATATTATCACTCTGCATCGGGACGGTGAACTTGTTGAGCGTGCCATTTCAATTGCAATGGAAATAGACCACCCGATCTACGATTGCCTCTACCTTGCCTGTGCCGAAACTACGGAGTCGGATCTGGTCACAGCGGACAAGCGCTTTGCGGATCAGGCAGTTGGTCGATTGCCGGGAGCCCCGGTCCGGTACATCGGCGCGGCGGGTGTGGCGGATTGGATCGAAACCGCGGCAACTGCCCCGGTCATCGAACGGGAGACGGTAGAAAGACTGATTACAGCCTACGAGGTCTTTGCGCAAACAGAGCAGTTCGTTCTCGACAATCTCTCAAGTGAAACCGAGGGGTTCCATTTCGTGAATACTGCCGACTTGGCCCCCGCCTTGAGATCCCCGTCCCGGAGGCACCTTTTGAAATCGCTTGTCGGGTTGAACGACGAAGAACGCATCGATCTGCTGGCGCTCGGCTGGTTCGGCGCCGCGCTTTTCCCCAATTGGCGGCAATGCGTCGAGCACGCTGAAAAAATGGGGGGCGGTTTCGACCCCCGTTATGCGGCCGGCTATGGCCGTCACTGGCGAGCCGGGTACGAGCGCGTGACCGGCGGATAG
- the prfB gene encoding peptide chain release factor 2 (programmed frameshift) — MIQEDLTRNFQALEKRVRDIRSYLDADAKRKELHRLETDIADPTFWTDQSQSQKLLQRRKRLEADLTLDGELNRSVEDLEAYFDLGAEGEDVSADIQEEMSRLEARVGEAETRTLLSGENAQANAFLTVHPGAGGTESQDWAEMLLRMYLRWAEQQEFTHELVDSQAGDEAGIKSATIAIKGLNAYGLLMSEVGVHRLVRISPFDANKRRHTSFSSVFVSPEIDDAVEVVIEEKDLRIDTYRSTGAGGQHVNTTDSAVRITHLPTGIVVQCQNERSQHKNRSVAMKILRSRLYEAELEKKRAESRAIEDSKLDIAWGSQIRSYVLHPYRLVKDHRTKKEVGDADRVLNGDINSFIKSYLVWARKPTPA; from the exons ATGATTCAGGAGGATTTGACCCGAAATTTTCAGGCCTTGGAGAAGCGGGTGCGGGATATACGGAGCTATCTT GACGCCGATGCCAAGCGCAAGGAACTCCACCGGTTGGAAACGGATATCGCCGATCCGACCTTTTGGACGGACCAGTCCCAGTCCCAGAAATTGCTCCAGCGGCGCAAGCGGCTGGAAGCCGACCTGACCCTGGACGGGGAGCTGAATCGTTCGGTTGAAGACCTGGAGGCCTATTTCGATCTGGGAGCCGAGGGGGAGGATGTCAGCGCGGACATCCAGGAGGAGATGTCCCGGCTGGAAGCGCGGGTGGGAGAAGCCGAGACCCGGACGCTGCTCAGCGGCGAGAACGCCCAGGCCAATGCCTTCCTGACAGTCCATCCGGGAGCCGGCGGCACCGAGTCCCAGGATTGGGCCGAGATGCTGCTGCGCATGTACCTGCGCTGGGCCGAACAGCAGGAATTCACCCACGAACTGGTGGACAGCCAGGCTGGCGACGAAGCCGGGATCAAGTCGGCAACCATTGCCATCAAGGGTCTCAATGCCTATGGACTCCTGATGTCCGAGGTGGGAGTGCACCGCCTGGTCCGCATCTCTCCCTTCGACGCCAACAAGCGCCGGCACACCTCTTTCTCTTCCGTGTTCGTTTCTCCGGAAATCGATGACGCCGTGGAGGTGGTCATCGAGGAAAAGGACCTGAGGATCGACACCTACCGCTCCACCGGCGCCGGCGGACAACACGTCAACACCACCGATTCGGCAGTCCGAATCACTCATCTGCCCACCGGGATCGTGGTGCAGTGCCAAAACGAGCGTTCCCAGCACAAGAATCGGTCGGTAGCCATGAAGATTCTGCGCTCCCGTCTCTACGAGGCCGAACTGGAAAAAAAACGGGCCGAGAGCCGGGCCATCGAAGACAGCAAGCTGGATATCGCCTGGGGCAGCCAGATCCGCTCCTACGTGCTCCACCCCTATCGCCTGGTCAAGGACCACCGCACCAAAAAGGAAGTGGGCGATGCCGACCGGGTCCTGAACGGCGATATCAATTCCTTTATCAAGAGCTATCTGGTCTGGGCTCGCAAACCGACGCCCGCCTAG
- a CDS encoding Nramp family divalent metal transporter has translation MTTQNLSDPYQLRPENIEDPPRTYTSILRRIGPGLILASGIVGSGELIATTVLGAEVGYTLLWLIILSCFIKVVVQNELGRYSIGTGETTLEAFDRAPGPRLRASWLVWAWFLMVMFTLLQVGGMLGGVSEVLNRLVPAVPIGVWVWVVNLVTVILLIGGRYWVVERVSMGLVVCFTVLTVSCAFLMFKLPQYFSWSQVVSGLSFQLPEGGLITAVAAFGITGVGATELVAYPYWCLEKGYARYSGPRDGGSAWRERAGGWIRVMGVDVGNSMVIYTFATVAFYFLGAGILHGRGLLPQGSEMVQVLSTMYTETMGPWSLPLFLVGAFAVLYSTIFAATAAHSRVFADFAGILKLYDKTDYAKRLRVTRLFVVILLFVPSIYFMFLQAPVMMVIIGGAAQAIMLPVIAFYTVYLRYRHMPKEVLPGAWLTLALWISALVMALVMGYSFIQRIAGMK, from the coding sequence ATGACCACCCAGAACCTCTCCGATCCCTACCAGCTTCGTCCCGAAAACATCGAGGATCCCCCACGGACCTATACCAGTATTCTTCGCCGGATCGGTCCCGGCCTGATTCTGGCCAGCGGCATCGTGGGCTCGGGCGAGTTGATCGCCACCACCGTGCTGGGAGCCGAGGTCGGCTACACGCTGCTGTGGCTGATCATTCTGAGCTGCTTCATCAAGGTGGTGGTTCAAAACGAGCTGGGCCGCTACTCCATTGGGACCGGCGAAACCACACTGGAGGCCTTCGACCGGGCGCCGGGTCCGCGTCTGCGAGCCTCCTGGCTGGTCTGGGCCTGGTTCCTGATGGTCATGTTTACGCTCTTGCAGGTGGGCGGGATGCTGGGGGGCGTTTCCGAGGTGCTCAACCGGCTGGTTCCCGCCGTTCCCATCGGTGTCTGGGTGTGGGTGGTGAACCTGGTGACGGTAATCCTGCTCATCGGCGGACGCTACTGGGTGGTGGAGAGAGTCTCCATGGGACTGGTGGTCTGTTTTACCGTTCTGACTGTCAGCTGTGCCTTCCTGATGTTCAAGCTGCCCCAGTACTTTTCCTGGTCCCAGGTCGTTTCGGGATTGTCGTTCCAGCTTCCGGAAGGGGGACTCATCACCGCCGTGGCCGCATTCGGCATCACCGGAGTGGGAGCCACCGAGTTGGTGGCCTATCCCTACTGGTGCCTGGAGAAAGGGTATGCCCGTTACAGCGGCCCTCGAGACGGCGGCTCGGCCTGGCGGGAGAGAGCCGGCGGATGGATTCGGGTCATGGGAGTGGATGTCGGCAATTCCATGGTCATCTACACCTTTGCCACGGTGGCCTTCTACTTTCTGGGAGCGGGAATCCTGCACGGACGGGGCCTCCTGCCCCAAGGCTCCGAGATGGTTCAGGTCCTTTCCACCATGTACACCGAAACCATGGGGCCCTGGTCGTTGCCGCTCTTCCTGGTCGGTGCTTTCGCCGTCCTCTATTCCACCATCTTCGCCGCCACGGCCGCGCACAGCCGGGTGTTTGCCGATTTTGCCGGAATCCTCAAGCTCTACGACAAGACCGACTACGCCAAACGGCTCCGGGTGACGCGCCTCTTCGTGGTCATCCTTCTTTTCGTCCCCTCCATCTATTTCATGTTTCTGCAGGCGCCGGTGATGATGGTCATCATCGGTGGAGCGGCCCAGGCCATCATGTTGCCTGTCATTGCCTTCTACACGGTCTACCTGCGCTACCGTCACATGCCGAAAGAGGTCCTACCCGGTGCATGGCTGACCCTGGCCCTGTGGATCTCAGCCCTGGTCATGGCCCTAGTGATGGGCTATTCCTTCATTCAGCGAATCGCGGGCATGAAGTAG
- the rpsT gene encoding 30S ribosomal protein S20, translating into MARHKSAMKRARQNEQRRLARRSKMRRLRTQLGKIRNAISEKNTEQVEQLLAPTLSLIDSSTHGSLIHRNKAARQKSRLMSQVNSLSGSASSA; encoded by the coding sequence TTGGCCAGACACAAATCAGCCATGAAACGAGCCCGCCAGAACGAGCAAAGGCGCTTGGCCAGGCGGAGCAAGATGCGCCGGTTGCGCACTCAGCTCGGAAAAATCAGAAACGCCATTTCCGAGAAGAACACCGAGCAGGTCGAACAGTTGCTGGCGCCGACGCTGTCTTTGATCGACAGTTCCACCCACGGCAGCCTCATTCACCGAAACAAGGCCGCCCGCCAGAAATCGCGCCTGATGTCTCAAGTCAACAGCCTTTCCGGTAGCGCCTCTTCCGCCTGA
- the larA gene encoding nickel-dependent lactate racemase: MALDIASIRARMAAGSGKRSNHTAILGISGEDMKVTLAYGKNGLDVDFPERGVEVIEPRFVKGLDDEAASLLHALRNPVAAAPLRELATADTSVAIIFPDRTRAMPSDRVLPIVLSELDQVPKENITLINAVGTHRSNTPQELEAMLGREILDKYRIVQHQPRDRSSMVHLGASRYGNQVWVNKDFVQARLKILTGFIEPHLFAGFSGGPKAVLLGVGAFESILRNHSAPMIDNPNATWGETANNPIYREMSEIAALVRPDFIVNVTLNKDREITGVFVGDWKEAHDEGCRFARESVMRPVEQPFDVVVTTNSGFPLDLNLYQAVKGMSAAARIVKQGGTIIMASECCDGLPSEGPFGQLLRSGQSPAEVLSNIHNHTETIQDQWQVQILAKILMKSQVYLYSTLPESEVLAAHLKPVRDIGGLVRRLQADSGPNCRVAVLPEGPQTVPYVTEKVLSHA; the protein is encoded by the coding sequence ATGGCATTGGACATCGCTTCCATTCGCGCCCGAATGGCGGCGGGTTCGGGAAAGCGGTCCAACCACACGGCGATCTTGGGAATCTCGGGAGAGGACATGAAGGTAACACTGGCCTACGGAAAAAACGGACTCGATGTCGATTTTCCGGAACGGGGAGTCGAGGTCATCGAGCCCCGGTTCGTAAAGGGACTGGACGATGAAGCCGCCTCCCTTCTCCATGCGCTTCGCAACCCGGTGGCCGCGGCCCCGCTGCGCGAGCTGGCCACAGCCGATACCTCGGTGGCCATCATCTTTCCGGACCGCACGCGGGCCATGCCGAGCGACAGGGTACTGCCGATCGTGTTGTCCGAACTGGACCAGGTGCCAAAAGAAAACATCACCTTGATCAACGCCGTAGGCACCCACCGGTCCAACACGCCCCAGGAGCTGGAGGCCATGCTGGGGCGCGAGATCCTCGACAAATACCGCATCGTGCAGCACCAACCTCGGGATCGTTCCAGCATGGTTCATCTCGGCGCCAGCCGATACGGCAACCAGGTCTGGGTCAACAAGGATTTCGTACAGGCCCGGCTCAAAATCCTGACGGGATTCATCGAGCCCCATCTATTTGCGGGATTCTCGGGGGGACCCAAGGCGGTGTTGCTGGGGGTGGGCGCCTTCGAGAGCATCCTGCGCAACCACTCGGCTCCAATGATCGACAACCCCAACGCCACCTGGGGAGAAACCGCCAACAACCCCATCTACCGGGAGATGTCGGAAATTGCCGCCCTGGTCCGGCCGGACTTCATTGTCAACGTCACTCTCAACAAGGACCGGGAAATCACCGGTGTCTTCGTGGGAGACTGGAAGGAAGCTCACGACGAGGGATGCCGGTTTGCACGAGAATCGGTCATGCGACCGGTGGAGCAACCCTTCGATGTGGTGGTGACCACCAATTCGGGGTTCCCCCTGGATCTCAATCTCTACCAGGCCGTCAAGGGCATGTCGGCCGCCGCCCGCATCGTCAAGCAGGGTGGAACCATTATCATGGCTTCGGAGTGCTGCGACGGCCTGCCTTCGGAGGGTCCCTTCGGCCAATTGCTGCGCTCAGGACAGTCTCCCGCCGAGGTGCTCTCCAACATTCACAACCACACCGAGACCATCCAGGATCAGTGGCAGGTTCAGATCCTGGCCAAAATCCTGATGAAGTCGCAGGTCTACCTCTATTCCACCCTGCCGGAGTCCGAGGTTCTGGCAGCGCACCTCAAACCTGTTCGTGACATCGGCGGCCTGGTGAGGCGGCTGCAGGCGGACTCGGGCCCGAACTGCCGCGTGGCCGTGCTCCCCGAAGGCCCCCAGACCGTCCCCTACGTCACTGAGAAGGTCCTCTCCCACGCCTGA